Below is a genomic region from Cupriavidus sp. P-10.
CGCTTGCCGCGGATCTGCTGTCCGCCGAACAGGATGTCGCCTTCGTCGGACTGGATCGCGCCAGCGATCAGGTTGAAGGCGGTAGTCTTTCCAGCGCCATTCGGACCGAGCAGTCCCAGGATCTCGCCCTTGCCCACCGAGAACGAAAGCTTGCTGACAGCCTGCAGGCCGCCGAAGCGCTTCGAGATCGATTTCACTTCGAGAATACGTTCCATGGATCTTCCTTCAGGCGTCCTTGGCGACGACCGCCGTGGCCGGGGCATGCGGTGCGCGCCGGTAGCGCAGCAGCCGCTCGAGCGGGCCGATGATGCCCTTGGGGAAATACAGCACCGCCACCATCAGGATCAGGCCGTAGATCACCAGGTGCAAGCCGAGAAATTTGCCGGCAAACCAGGCGCGGGCGAGCTCGGCGATGGGGTGCAGAACGAAGGCGCCCAGCACCGGGCCGATGATGGTGCCCTGGCCGCCGACAATGGCCATGATGGCGGCATCGATCGACAGGTCCAGCCCCATGTTCCGCTCCGGGTTGATGTAGCGGAAGAACTGCGCATAGAACGCGCCGCCCAGCCCGGTCATGAACGCGCTGATGGCCAGCGCGATGATCGGATAGCGCGTGGTGCTGACGCCTACCGCCTGTGCGGCGGCCTCGTCGCCACGGATCGCCTTCAGGTAGTAGCCCAGGCGGGAGCGTTCAAGCGCCAGTGTGGCCAGCAGCACCGCCACCAGCATGGTGAAGATGATGTAGTAGTACGGCACCTTGCCGTCGAACTGGAACGCCAGCCAGCCTGCCTGCGATGGCGGAATGACAAGGCCCTGCGCGCCCTTGAGCGGGATGCCGAGGAACTCGT
It encodes:
- a CDS encoding branched-chain amino acid ABC transporter permease → MTVSRANINAVIGIPLMAAAAVLPLFVQDSYALHSLIMILYFAYMASAWNFVCGYVGQLSLGHSVFAGGAGYITVLLFTQLGVSPWFGMLAGGLAAALLSVCIGYPTFKLKGPYFTLTTIAFAEIVRIWIENTDEFLGIPLKGAQGLVIPPSQAGWLAFQFDGKVPYYYIIFTMLVAVLLATLALERSRLGYYLKAIRGDEAAAQAVGVSTTRYPIIALAISAFMTGLGGAFYAQFFRYINPERNMGLDLSIDAAIMAIVGGQGTIIGPVLGAFVLHPIAELARAWFAGKFLGLHLVIYGLILMVAVLYFPKGIIGPLERLLRYRRAPHAPATAVVAKDA